A single region of the Methanomassiliicoccales archaeon genome encodes:
- a CDS encoding V-type ATP synthase subunit B, protein MAVSKEYRSISQIAGPLVFVEKTDPVGYNEIAIVTLPNGEERRGQVLDTSSDVVVIQMFEGTAGIERSAGARFTGETLKMPVSQDMLGRIMSGSGEPLDGGPKITPEDRLDIIGSAINPWARDNPREFIQTGISTIDGMNTLVRGQKLPIFSGAGLPHNDIALQIARQAKVLGKEEEFAVVFGAMGITNEEAQYFMKDFERTGALKRAVVFMNLADDPAIERIITPRLTLTTAEYLAYTLGMNVLVILTDITNYCEALRQIGAAREEVPGRRGYPGYMYTDLATLYERAGRIKGKKGSITQIPILSMPGDDITHPIADLTGYITEGQIVAKRDLHRAGIYPPIDVGSSLSRLMDAGIGVGRTREDHKSVSDQCYAAYAEGRDLRGLVAIVGKGALSDRDRKFLDFADLFEKRLVRQGREEDRDIETTLNLMWDLLAHIPENQLTRIDRKWIEKYHPAHKQKPQAA, encoded by the coding sequence ATGGCCGTAAGCAAGGAGTACAGGAGCATCTCACAGATCGCCGGACCGTTGGTCTTCGTGGAGAAGACCGACCCAGTGGGATACAACGAGATCGCCATCGTCACACTGCCCAACGGCGAGGAGCGCCGGGGTCAGGTGCTTGATACATCCAGTGACGTGGTCGTCATCCAGATGTTCGAGGGCACCGCGGGCATCGAACGGTCCGCTGGCGCCAGGTTCACCGGCGAGACGTTGAAGATGCCGGTGTCCCAGGACATGCTGGGCCGCATCATGTCCGGTTCGGGAGAACCACTGGACGGAGGCCCGAAGATCACTCCCGAGGACCGATTGGACATCATCGGCTCGGCCATCAACCCCTGGGCCAGGGACAATCCGCGGGAGTTCATCCAGACGGGCATTTCCACCATCGACGGCATGAACACCCTGGTGCGGGGGCAGAAGCTGCCGATATTCTCCGGCGCGGGTCTCCCGCACAACGACATCGCGCTGCAAATCGCCCGCCAGGCCAAGGTGCTTGGCAAGGAAGAGGAGTTCGCAGTGGTGTTCGGCGCCATGGGCATCACCAACGAAGAGGCACAGTACTTCATGAAGGACTTCGAGCGGACCGGGGCGCTGAAGCGCGCGGTCGTGTTCATGAATCTGGCCGATGACCCAGCCATCGAGCGCATCATCACTCCTCGGCTGACGCTGACGACGGCCGAGTACCTGGCCTACACCCTAGGCATGAACGTGCTGGTCATCCTCACGGACATAACCAACTATTGCGAGGCTTTGAGGCAGATCGGTGCGGCGCGTGAGGAGGTTCCCGGTCGCCGGGGGTATCCTGGATACATGTACACCGATCTGGCCACTTTGTATGAGAGGGCGGGAAGGATCAAGGGAAAGAAGGGATCCATCACCCAGATCCCCATCCTTTCTATGCCAGGTGATGATATCACGCATCCGATCGCTGACCTAACGGGCTACATCACCGAAGGGCAGATCGTGGCCAAGCGCGACCTGCACCGAGCGGGCATCTACCCGCCCATCGACGTGGGCTCTTCGCTCTCCAGGCTGATGGACGCTGGAATCGGCGTGGGCCGCACTCGCGAGGACCACAAGTCGGTCTCAGACCAATGCTACGCCGCATATGCCGAAGGCCGAGACCTGCGCGGTCTGGTGGCCATCGTCGGCAAGGGCGCGCTCTCCGACCGCGACAGGAAGTTCTTGGACTTCGCCGACCTGTTCGAGAAGCGCCTGGTGCGCCAGGGCAGGGAGGAGGACAGGGACATAGAGACCACCCTCAACCTGATGTGGGACCTGCTCGCGCACATTCCCGAGAACCAGCTGACCCGTATCGACCGCAAGTGGATCGAGAAGTACCACCCGGCGCACAAGCAGAAGCCCCAGGCGGCGTAA
- a CDS encoding V-type ATP synthase subunit D gives MPKLDVKPTRSELLEVKRKIKLSQAGYKILKMKRDGLILEFFKILEEAKEIRIKVNRDYETAMEKIAVAKAVDGVIAVKSAAFALKVHPEIKLQSKNIMGLVVPQIEAASIRTPADKRGYGVIGTSSYIDEAAKAYEAQLETIVEAAEIETTMKRLLDEIEKTKRRVNALEYKVIPELQEAEAFIRLRLEEMERESIFRLKRIKKKMAARAK, from the coding sequence ATGCCCAAGCTGGACGTCAAACCAACCCGGTCGGAGCTCCTCGAGGTCAAGAGGAAGATCAAGCTCTCCCAGGCAGGCTACAAGATACTGAAGATGAAACGGGACGGCCTGATCCTGGAGTTCTTCAAGATCTTGGAGGAGGCGAAGGAGATCCGGATCAAGGTCAACCGCGACTACGAGACGGCGATGGAGAAGATCGCTGTGGCCAAGGCGGTGGACGGCGTCATAGCGGTGAAATCGGCCGCTTTCGCGCTCAAGGTGCATCCAGAGATCAAGCTCCAGTCCAAGAACATCATGGGCCTGGTGGTGCCGCAGATCGAGGCGGCGAGCATCCGCACTCCGGCGGACAAGCGCGGCTACGGAGTGATCGGCACCTCCTCGTACATCGATGAGGCGGCCAAGGCCTACGAGGCGCAATTGGAGACCATCGTGGAGGCGGCGGAGATCGAGACCACGATGAAACGATTGCTGGACGAGATCGAGAAGACCAAGCGCCGGGTGAATGCCCTGGAGTACAAGGTCATTCCGGAGCTGCAGGAGGCAGAAGCGTTCATCCGCCTGCGCCTGGAAGAGATGGAGCGCGAGAGCATCTTCCGCTTGAAGCGCATCAAGAAGAAGATGGCCGCGCGGGCGAAATGA
- a CDS encoding V-type ATP synthase subunit A, whose protein sequence is GKTVGQHQLAKWSDADVIVYVGCGERGNEIAEVLVEFPGLKDPRSGKSIMERTVLIANTSNMPVAAREASVYTGVTIAEYYRDMGYDVSVMADSTSRWAEAMREISSRLEEMPGEEGFPAYLSARLSEFYERAGRVDAFSGSQGSVSVVGAVSPPGGDLSEPVTQGTLRIVRVFWALDSKLRERRHFPAINWLTSYSLYTSTLDSWYRTNVAPDFPELRAWAMEVLQKEAELQEVVQLVGSDALPEEQKLTLEVARMIREIVLQQNAYHPVDTYCPMSRQYQVMRTIKRFADLSKRAVENDVMVDAIANMPLRTRLGKSKFEETVDNELETILKEMDKAFESLGGK, encoded by the coding sequence GGAAAGACGGTCGGCCAGCACCAGCTTGCTAAATGGAGCGACGCCGACGTCATAGTCTACGTGGGCTGCGGGGAGCGGGGGAACGAGATTGCCGAGGTTCTGGTTGAATTTCCGGGCCTGAAGGACCCGCGCTCCGGAAAGTCAATCATGGAGCGTACCGTGCTCATAGCAAACACCTCAAACATGCCTGTAGCAGCCCGCGAGGCTTCCGTCTACACGGGAGTCACAATCGCCGAATACTACCGCGACATGGGCTACGACGTTTCCGTGATGGCCGACTCCACTTCCCGTTGGGCGGAGGCCATGAGAGAGATCTCCTCCCGCTTGGAAGAGATGCCCGGCGAGGAAGGCTTCCCTGCCTACCTCTCAGCCCGCCTGTCGGAGTTCTACGAGCGCGCCGGTCGCGTGGACGCCTTCTCGGGCAGCCAAGGCTCGGTCTCCGTCGTAGGAGCGGTCTCCCCGCCTGGTGGCGACCTGTCAGAGCCAGTCACTCAAGGAACGCTGCGCATCGTGCGCGTCTTCTGGGCCCTGGATTCTAAATTGCGCGAGCGCCGACACTTCCCGGCCATCAACTGGCTGACATCCTACTCGCTGTACACTAGCACCCTCGACTCCTGGTACCGCACCAACGTGGCCCCGGACTTCCCGGAGCTGCGTGCCTGGGCCATGGAGGTGCTGCAGAAGGAGGCAGAGCTGCAGGAGGTCGTGCAGCTGGTCGGTTCTGACGCGTTGCCGGAGGAGCAGAAGCTGACCCTCGAAGTGGCGAGGATGATCCGCGAGATCGTCCTGCAACAGAACGCCTACCATCCGGTGGACACCTATTGCCCGATGAGCCGCCAGTACCAAGTGATGAGGACCATCAAGCGCTTCGCCGACCTCTCCAAGAGGGCGGTGGAGAACGACGTCATGGTGGACGCCATTGCCAACATGCCATTGCGTACCAGGCTGGGCAAGTCCAAGTTCGAGGAGACCGTGGACAACGAGCTTGAGACGATCCTCAAAGAGATGGACAAGGCCTTCGAATCACTGGGAGGTAAGTAA